One genomic window of Roseobacter ponti includes the following:
- a CDS encoding winged helix-turn-helix domain-containing protein, which yields MQDPITSASDMRRSGGRIVIFGISGIVAILLIAAVLLFWALPDANAFNARVEQLFVENNNLTDQAEIKLLEILAQSGTAFSDTLTSYRLVIFVLLVFATAMLIAALVFLVLLVSFNRRMAQIERAGIQVSSLLISREENTVYLNNMGFRLTAAAMETMSVLAEARMDDDVLSGSEIEAVISGRSAADCEEAAGATRIKRLRDTLGNQIVAELLVKNIARRGYMLAIDKDVIKVI from the coding sequence GTGCAGGACCCTATTACCTCCGCTTCTGACATGCGCCGGTCCGGCGGGCGGATTGTAATTTTCGGTATCAGCGGCATTGTGGCGATCCTGCTGATTGCTGCGGTTCTGCTCTTTTGGGCCCTGCCGGATGCCAATGCATTCAACGCGCGGGTCGAGCAGCTCTTTGTCGAAAACAACAATCTGACCGATCAGGCCGAGATCAAGCTGCTGGAGATCCTGGCACAGTCTGGCACGGCCTTTTCGGACACGCTCACCAGCTACCGGCTGGTGATTTTTGTGCTGCTGGTCTTTGCCACGGCCATGCTGATCGCCGCTCTGGTCTTTCTGGTGCTGCTTGTGAGCTTCAACCGGCGCATGGCCCAGATCGAGCGGGCCGGCATTCAGGTCAGCTCGCTTCTGATCAGCCGCGAAGAGAACACCGTCTATCTCAACAATATGGGTTTCCGGCTGACCGCGGCAGCAATGGAAACCATGTCCGTTCTCGCCGAAGCGCGCATGGATGACGATGTGCTGTCCGGCTCCGAGATCGAGGCGGTGATTTCGGGGCGCAGTGCCGCTGATTGTGAAGAGGCAGCAGGGGCCACCCGGATCAAACGCCTGCGTGATACCCTCGGCAATCAGATTGTCGCCGAGCTTCTCGTCAAGAATATCGCGCGCCGCGGGTATATGCTCGCCATCGATAAAGACGTGATCAAAGTTATCTGA
- a CDS encoding leucyl aminopeptidase family protein has protein sequence MSATFASPDDDTIPLHIIAADDMDAWRAEQSEDTLAWIDANGFVGRIGQTLLIPGPGGRPVMAIAGFGTGEKRARGRFHLAAAAARLPKATYRIVSGLPDDRAEREALGWLLSAYKFDHYIQAGEEGAGLVTPEGIDANRITAIAAGEALTRGLINTPSCDMGPAELEDAARDLAARHGATVSVVHGDDLLSENFPLIHTVGRASDRAPRLIDMRWGDAGPAITLVGKGVCFDTGGLNLKPGASMGLMKKDMGGAANVLGLAHMIMATALNVRLRVLIPAVENAVSGNAFRPGDILPSRKGLSVEINNTDAEGRLVLADALTFAQEEDPDLIISMATLTGAARVAVGPDLAPFFCDDEGFARALETAAVQTDDPVWRMPFHTPYESMIEPGIADLDNAPKGGFAGSITAALFLRRFVSTSTYAHFDVYGWNPADAPARPKGGTGQATRALLDLIRDKSSA, from the coding sequence ATGTCCGCCACCTTTGCTTCTCCGGATGACGACACCATCCCTCTTCACATCATTGCCGCCGACGATATGGACGCCTGGCGCGCAGAGCAGTCCGAAGACACGCTTGCCTGGATCGATGCAAACGGGTTCGTCGGGCGCATCGGGCAGACACTGCTGATACCGGGCCCCGGCGGCAGGCCCGTTATGGCGATCGCGGGTTTCGGCACCGGGGAAAAACGTGCGCGCGGCCGGTTCCATCTGGCCGCCGCAGCCGCGCGTCTTCCTAAAGCCACTTATCGCATTGTCTCCGGCCTGCCCGATGACCGCGCCGAGCGCGAGGCGCTCGGGTGGCTGCTCTCCGCCTATAAATTCGACCACTATATTCAGGCTGGCGAAGAAGGTGCGGGCCTCGTCACGCCTGAGGGGATTGACGCAAACCGGATCACTGCCATCGCGGCCGGCGAGGCTCTGACACGCGGCCTGATCAACACCCCTTCCTGCGACATGGGCCCCGCAGAACTTGAAGACGCCGCGCGCGATCTGGCCGCGCGCCACGGCGCCACGGTCTCGGTTGTACACGGCGATGATCTGCTGTCTGAAAACTTTCCGCTTATTCATACGGTCGGGCGCGCCTCAGACCGCGCGCCGCGGCTGATCGATATGCGCTGGGGCGATGCGGGGCCGGCCATCACGCTGGTCGGCAAGGGCGTTTGTTTCGACACAGGCGGGCTGAACCTCAAGCCCGGCGCTTCAATGGGACTGATGAAAAAGGACATGGGCGGCGCGGCAAATGTCCTCGGGCTTGCCCATATGATCATGGCGACGGCCCTCAATGTCCGGTTGCGTGTGCTCATCCCGGCGGTGGAAAATGCAGTGTCGGGCAATGCCTTCCGCCCCGGCGATATCCTGCCCAGCCGCAAAGGGCTGAGCGTCGAGATCAACAATACCGACGCCGAAGGGCGGCTCGTGCTCGCCGATGCGCTCACTTTCGCGCAGGAAGAAGACCCGGATCTCATTATCTCCATGGCCACCCTGACAGGGGCTGCCCGCGTCGCGGTCGGACCCGATCTGGCGCCCTTCTTCTGCGACGACGAGGGCTTTGCCCGGGCCCTTGAAACAGCTGCAGTGCAGACGGATGACCCGGTTTGGCGCATGCCGTTTCACACCCCCTACGAGAGCATGATCGAGCCCGGCATCGCAGATCTCGACAACGCGCCAAAGGGAGGTTTTGCCGGATCGATCACCGCCGCACTCTTTCTGCGGCGCTTCGTCAGCACCAGCACCTATGCGCATTTCGATGTCTATGGCTGGAACCCGGCAGATGCCCCCGCCCGGCCAAAGGGCGGCACGGGCCAGGCCACCCGCGCCCTGCTTGATCTTATCCGCGACAAAAGCTCCGCATGA
- the paaK gene encoding phenylacetate--CoA ligase PaaK: MKDLTPRPETLDPIERASRDEITALQTDRLRWSLNHAYANVPFYRKSFEAAGIHPDDLRTPADLARFPFTIKSDLRASYPFDMFAVPRNRIARIHASSGTTGQPTVVGYTKGDLDVWGEVVARSLRASGMKTGDLLHNAYGYGLFTGGLGIHLGADALGLTTVPVSGGMTTRQVRLIEDFRPDGITVTPSYALSILDEYVRQGLDPRASSLQVGIFGAEPWTNAMRREIEDAFDMHAVDIYGLSEIMGPGVANECVETKDGLHIWEDHFYPEVINPETGALVEEGEQGELVFTSLTKEAFPIIRYRTRDLTRLLPGTARSMRRMEKVTGRSDDMIILRGVNVFPTQIEECLMATAGLAPHFQIELSRPERMDQMCVLCEATPAEATSDAKKASGAALVSRIKEDIGISVNVDVSEPGGVARSQGKAVRIIDRRPS, encoded by the coding sequence ATGAAAGACCTGACACCCCGGCCCGAAACCCTTGACCCGATCGAACGCGCCAGCCGTGACGAAATCACCGCCCTGCAGACCGACAGGCTGCGCTGGTCGCTGAATCATGCCTACGCCAACGTGCCGTTCTATCGCAAAAGTTTCGAAGCCGCCGGAATTCATCCTGATGACCTCAGAACACCTGCCGATCTCGCGCGCTTTCCTTTCACCATAAAATCCGATCTCCGCGCGAGCTATCCCTTTGATATGTTTGCCGTTCCGCGAAACCGGATTGCACGCATTCATGCCTCATCGGGCACAACAGGCCAGCCTACGGTGGTGGGCTACACAAAGGGCGATCTGGATGTCTGGGGCGAGGTCGTGGCCCGGAGCCTGCGCGCCTCTGGCATGAAAACCGGAGATCTGCTGCACAACGCTTACGGCTACGGGCTGTTCACCGGGGGGCTTGGCATTCACCTCGGTGCGGATGCGCTGGGGCTGACCACGGTGCCTGTTTCGGGGGGGATGACCACACGCCAGGTGCGGCTTATCGAAGACTTCCGCCCCGATGGCATCACCGTCACCCCCTCGTACGCGCTCTCGATCCTCGATGAATATGTGAGGCAGGGTCTCGACCCGCGCGCCTCCTCACTGCAGGTGGGAATCTTCGGGGCCGAGCCCTGGACCAATGCGATGCGGCGTGAAATCGAGGATGCTTTTGACATGCATGCGGTCGATATTTACGGGCTGAGCGAGATCATGGGCCCCGGTGTCGCCAATGAATGTGTCGAGACTAAAGACGGGCTGCACATCTGGGAGGATCACTTTTATCCTGAAGTAATCAATCCGGAGACCGGCGCGCTTGTCGAAGAGGGTGAGCAGGGAGAACTCGTTTTTACCTCACTGACCAAAGAAGCCTTCCCGATCATACGCTACCGTACCCGCGATCTCACCCGGCTGTTGCCGGGGACGGCGCGGTCCATGCGGCGGATGGAAAAGGTGACGGGCCGTTCGGACGACATGATTATCCTGCGCGGCGTGAATGTTTTCCCGACGCAGATCGAGGAATGTCTGATGGCCACGGCGGGCCTTGCGCCGCATTTCCAGATCGAGCTTTCCAGACCGGAGCGTATGGATCAGATGTGCGTACTTTGCGAAGCCACACCAGCAGAGGCAACATCCGATGCAAAAAAGGCCTCGGGTGCTGCACTGGTGTCGCGCATCAAGGAAGATATCGGGATCAGCGTTAATGTTGACGTGTCGGAGCCGGGCGGTGTTGCCCGGTCCCAGGGCAAGGCTGTGCGCATCATCGACAGGCGCCCGTCATAG
- a CDS encoding carbonic anhydrase, whose amino-acid sequence MDQAKPLPGYLVQRYHGWKATGYAENKAWYRRLASDGQHPRAMVISCCDSRVHVTSIFGADQGEFFIHRNIANLVPPYAPDGDHHGTSAAVEYAVTMLNVAHLIVLGHSSCGGVKGCIDMCQGHAPELEEKHSFIGRWMDILRPSYTLVAQENDPELQARALEKQSVLVSLENLMTFPFVRERVDEGLLTLHGLWTDIGEGGLEFFNPSDEAFRPV is encoded by the coding sequence ATGGATCAGGCGAAACCGCTGCCGGGCTATCTGGTACAGCGCTATCACGGCTGGAAAGCCACCGGATATGCCGAGAACAAGGCGTGGTACCGCAGGCTGGCCAGCGACGGACAGCACCCGCGTGCAATGGTCATCTCCTGCTGTGACAGCCGGGTGCATGTGACATCTATCTTCGGTGCGGATCAGGGTGAATTTTTCATTCACCGCAACATCGCGAACCTGGTTCCGCCCTATGCGCCGGACGGCGATCATCACGGCACATCTGCGGCCGTCGAATATGCGGTGACCATGCTGAATGTGGCGCATCTGATCGTGCTGGGTCATTCCAGCTGCGGTGGTGTGAAGGGCTGCATCGATATGTGTCAGGGCCATGCGCCGGAGCTGGAAGAAAAGCACAGCTTCATCGGTCGCTGGATGGATATTCTGCGGCCAAGCTACACGCTTGTGGCCCAGGAGAACGACCCCGAATTACAGGCGCGTGCCCTGGAAAAACAGTCTGTGCTCGTGAGCCTTGAGAACCTGATGACTTTTCCATTTGTGCGTGAGCGGGTTGATGAAGGCCTGCTGACACTGCACGGTCTCTGGACGGATATCGGCGAAGGCGGGCTTGAGTTCTTTAACCCCTCGGATGAGGCCTTCAGGCCGGTCTGA
- a CDS encoding aldolase/citrate lyase family protein has product MSAPVNTFKEALQKGQTVIGCWLDLRSGYAAEIIGYAGFDWLLIDGEHAPFDVTITDAQIQALLNSGSHPVVRVPVGETWMIKQMLDSGAQSILVPMVESADQARQLVRDCRYPPNGDRGVGYALARASRFGTVENYGATADREICLLVQVENRKGLAALDEILTIEGIDGVFVGPADLAADMGHIGNMSHPEVQKTIMDTLRKIDAAGMPAGILTSDEKMIRDSLKAGARFVATAVDIELLLSSARDSASKWKNEVS; this is encoded by the coding sequence GTGTCAGCGCCGGTCAACACATTCAAAGAGGCATTGCAGAAGGGTCAGACCGTTATCGGCTGCTGGCTCGACCTGCGCAGCGGCTATGCCGCCGAAATCATCGGATACGCGGGCTTTGACTGGCTGCTGATCGATGGCGAACATGCGCCCTTTGACGTGACCATTACAGACGCCCAGATCCAGGCACTTCTGAACTCCGGCAGCCATCCCGTGGTCAGGGTGCCGGTGGGCGAGACCTGGATGATTAAACAGATGCTGGACAGCGGCGCGCAGTCGATCCTTGTCCCGATGGTTGAAAGCGCAGATCAGGCCCGGCAGCTGGTGCGTGACTGCCGCTATCCGCCGAACGGTGATCGTGGCGTCGGCTATGCGCTGGCGCGGGCCTCCCGGTTCGGCACGGTGGAAAACTACGGCGCGACAGCAGACAGGGAGATCTGTCTGCTGGTCCAGGTCGAAAACCGCAAAGGTCTGGCAGCACTTGATGAGATCCTGACCATCGAGGGCATCGACGGTGTATTTGTCGGCCCGGCGGATCTTGCCGCCGACATGGGGCACATCGGCAATATGTCCCATCCCGAGGTGCAGAAAACCATCATGGACACGCTGCGTAAAATCGACGCCGCCGGCATGCCCGCGGGTATTCTGACGAGCGACGAAAAGATGATCCGCGACAGCCTTAAAGCCGGTGCGCGCTTCGTGGCCACAGCCGTCGATATCGAACTGCTGCTCTCATCGGCGCGGGACAGTGCTTCAAAATGGAAAAACGAGGTATCCTGA
- a CDS encoding DUF2794 domain-containing protein, with the protein MNYQVPPSGNVHQMPPDQVAFHRTELQVILSLYGRFVAAGEWRDYGISCLREVAVFSVFRRTAETPLYRIEKRPRLRDKQGMYAVLGMDGQIMRRGHDLKTVLRVLERKLIRAVE; encoded by the coding sequence ATGAATTATCAGGTGCCGCCGTCAGGCAATGTTCATCAGATGCCGCCCGATCAGGTTGCGTTTCACCGCACTGAGCTGCAGGTTATCCTGTCGCTTTACGGGCGCTTTGTGGCGGCTGGCGAATGGCGGGACTATGGCATTTCGTGTCTGCGGGAGGTTGCGGTTTTTTCCGTGTTCCGCCGTACCGCTGAAACACCGCTCTACCGGATCGAAAAAAGACCGCGGTTGCGGGATAAACAGGGCATGTATGCGGTGCTGGGCATGGATGGTCAGATCATGCGACGGGGTCATGATCTGAAAACGGTGCTGAGAGTGCTGGAACGCAAGCTTATTCGGGCAGTCGAGTAG
- the paaI gene encoding hydroxyphenylacetyl-CoA thioesterase PaaI yields MPETVTPQARAEKCAELMMRNDAASRGLGMSLLSVSPGCATLSMTVQAHMLNGHSNCHGGFIFTLADSAFAFACNSYNQRTVAQQNQVTYLAPVAEGDCLTACATETSRSGRSGIWDVTVTNQAGKKVALFRGLARTVGGQHFPEPGETK; encoded by the coding sequence ATGCCGGAGACAGTGACGCCTCAGGCACGGGCCGAAAAATGCGCGGAGCTGATGATGCGGAATGACGCGGCAAGCCGTGGTCTCGGCATGTCGCTCCTTTCTGTCTCCCCGGGCTGCGCCACGCTTTCGATGACAGTGCAGGCGCATATGCTCAACGGCCACAGCAACTGTCACGGCGGGTTTATCTTTACCCTCGCTGACAGCGCCTTTGCATTTGCCTGCAACTCCTACAATCAGCGCACCGTCGCACAGCAGAACCAGGTCACCTATCTCGCGCCGGTTGCAGAGGGCGATTGCCTGACCGCCTGCGCGACCGAGACCTCCCGCTCGGGCCGGTCAGGCATCTGGGATGTAACCGTTACGAATCAGGCCGGTAAGAAAGTTGCGCTTTTCCGCGGCCTCGCGCGGACCGTAGGGGGTCAGCACTTCCCGGAACCCGGAGAAACCAAATGA
- a CDS encoding P-II family nitrogen regulator: MQTHQAKRVEITIEAIMQSRLTDALKKAGVTGFTVLPVLGGSGRSGAWTRSGEIGRAAGMVQVICIIRPERLNGLLDAAFAVVEKHIGVVSVVDCEVLRAERF; the protein is encoded by the coding sequence ATGCAGACACATCAGGCCAAACGCGTCGAAATCACCATTGAAGCCATCATGCAGTCGCGCCTGACGGACGCTCTGAAAAAAGCGGGTGTGACCGGTTTCACCGTATTGCCGGTCCTCGGCGGATCGGGGCGCTCAGGGGCCTGGACACGATCGGGTGAGATCGGGCGCGCCGCCGGCATGGTGCAGGTGATCTGCATCATCCGGCCCGAGCGGCTGAACGGATTGCTCGATGCGGCGTTCGCCGTGGTTGAGAAACATATCGGTGTTGTCTCGGTCGTGGACTGCGAAGTGCTCCGGGCGGAACGATTTTAA
- a CDS encoding peroxidase family protein produces the protein MAGMHHGLTRLDQLMKTCLHGAGPAKPFAQTLGRLMPPNPVHIDNITHADVISALDDLSQTMRATENEDGDADAGMTFFGQFVDHDVTLDATSALGTRIDPATIPNVRTPSLDLDCVYGAGPEASPHLYGAGDQEHMLMFGRNDNPLDLARTCAGKALIGDPRNDENVIVAQVQGLFIQLHNILMSKIKDGGSAAGDIRGCAHDGISEQVWHDHVSPGLTGFQEVRRFIRLHYQWIVWNELMKDFVDKDCLDRAMEETLFGWDAPVMPVEFTGACYRFGHATTQFHYKMNRDADALGLFATAGFGPRPPEANMDMDMFFGMSGGTAQKARPVGPGLGSPLFELPFVHDTIELGDIGETLTLAQSRNLALRNMVRDRYTYQLASGQQVAAKMGTPVVDVPPELAAKGFKKTPLWFYALQEAKEHGHGKLTGAGGLVVAAVMANLLKRDPTTYLHIPHFKPWSGFGGQPSCLAGIAAYVEEHRSHIADPDKLMCG, from the coding sequence ATGGCCGGAATGCACCACGGGCTTACACGCCTCGATCAGCTGATGAAGACCTGTCTTCACGGCGCCGGACCTGCAAAGCCATTTGCGCAGACACTGGGCCGGCTGATGCCGCCGAACCCGGTTCACATCGACAACATTACCCATGCTGATGTGATCAGCGCGCTGGATGATCTTTCTCAAACCATGCGCGCCACCGAAAACGAAGACGGCGATGCGGACGCGGGCATGACCTTTTTCGGCCAGTTCGTGGATCATGACGTAACACTTGACGCCACTTCGGCCCTTGGCACCCGCATTGACCCGGCGACGATCCCCAATGTGCGTACGCCGAGCCTTGATCTCGATTGCGTCTACGGCGCGGGCCCCGAGGCCTCGCCGCACCTGTACGGCGCCGGGGATCAGGAGCACATGCTGATGTTCGGGCGCAATGATAACCCGCTCGATCTGGCGCGCACCTGTGCGGGCAAGGCGCTGATCGGGGATCCGCGCAACGATGAAAACGTCATTGTTGCCCAGGTGCAGGGTCTTTTCATCCAGCTGCACAACATCCTGATGAGCAAAATCAAAGACGGCGGCAGCGCTGCCGGAGATATCAGGGGCTGCGCTCATGACGGGATCAGTGAGCAGGTCTGGCACGATCACGTTTCGCCCGGGCTGACCGGTTTTCAGGAAGTGCGGCGTTTTATCCGCCTGCATTACCAGTGGATCGTCTGGAACGAGCTGATGAAGGATTTCGTGGACAAGGACTGCCTTGACCGAGCCATGGAGGAAACGCTTTTTGGCTGGGACGCCCCGGTCATGCCTGTGGAGTTCACCGGTGCCTGTTACCGCTTTGGCCATGCCACTACGCAGTTTCATTACAAGATGAACCGGGACGCTGATGCGCTGGGTCTTTTCGCTACGGCAGGCTTTGGCCCGCGTCCGCCTGAGGCCAATATGGACATGGATATGTTCTTTGGCATGAGCGGCGGCACCGCACAGAAGGCCCGACCCGTTGGCCCAGGCCTCGGCTCACCCCTTTTCGAGCTGCCTTTCGTTCATGATACCATCGAACTGGGCGATATCGGCGAAACCCTGACCCTTGCGCAGTCCCGAAATCTGGCGCTGCGTAATATGGTGCGCGACCGTTACACCTATCAGCTCGCAAGCGGACAGCAGGTCGCCGCAAAAATGGGCACGCCCGTTGTTGACGTGCCGCCGGAGCTTGCGGCGAAGGGGTTTAAAAAGACACCGCTTTGGTTCTATGCGCTGCAGGAGGCCAAAGAGCACGGCCACGGCAAACTCACCGGCGCCGGCGGTCTTGTTGTGGCTGCGGTGATGGCAAATCTGCTGAAGCGCGATCCCACCACTTATCTGCATATTCCGCATTTCAAACCCTGGTCCGGGTTTGGCGGACAGCCGTCCTGTCTTGCCGGGATCGCGGCCTATGTCGAGGAACACCGCAGTCATATCGCGGATCCTGACAAACTTATGTGCGGCTGA
- a CDS encoding C40 family peptidase, whose product MSDPRDTPDPDCVITGRDAIVIVPLADLCRSPDGPRDRQLLFGAPVTILNDEDAWFLVRSQQDGYCGYLRGTATGPAEPATHRITSRTTHAYSAPDIKSPDLTCLSFGARLRATSETATFVETRWGFVPRQHLHRADVMASDPAAVAALFDGTPYLWGGNSGNGIDCSGLIQAACLACGIHCPGDSDQQERDLGETLPPDAGLRRNDLLFWKGHVALVTGDDTLIHANAGHMAVVFEGITDAIARIERQGDGQVTSRKRLPSLPPA is encoded by the coding sequence ATGAGCGATCCGCGCGACACGCCGGATCCTGACTGCGTCATAACCGGGCGCGATGCGATAGTGATCGTGCCTCTGGCTGATCTCTGCCGCAGCCCCGACGGCCCGCGCGACCGACAGCTTCTTTTTGGCGCACCCGTGACGATCCTGAATGATGAAGATGCGTGGTTTCTGGTGCGGTCGCAGCAGGATGGCTACTGCGGATACCTGCGCGGGACAGCCACAGGTCCTGCCGAACCGGCCACCCACCGCATCACCAGCCGTACCACTCATGCCTATTCCGCGCCGGACATCAAATCGCCCGACCTGACCTGCCTCAGCTTTGGCGCACGTTTGCGCGCCACATCCGAGACGGCCACTTTCGTGGAAACCCGTTGGGGTTTTGTGCCGCGTCAGCACCTGCACCGCGCGGACGTGATGGCGTCTGATCCTGCCGCCGTGGCCGCCCTTTTTGACGGAACACCCTATCTCTGGGGCGGCAACTCCGGCAACGGCATCGACTGCTCAGGGCTGATCCAGGCGGCCTGCCTGGCCTGTGGCATCCACTGCCCCGGCGACAGTGACCAGCAGGAGCGCGACCTCGGCGAGACGCTGCCACCTGACGCGGGGCTCCGGCGCAACGATCTGCTGTTCTGGAAAGGTCACGTCGCCCTTGTGACCGGCGATGACACGCTTATTCACGCAAACGCCGGACATATGGCGGTGGTATTCGAAGGCATCACAGACGCCATAGCGCGCATTGAACGGCAGGGAGACGGGCAGGTCACATCGCGCAAACGCCTGCCGTCCCTGCCCCCGGCCTGA
- a CDS encoding sodium-dependent bicarbonate transport family permease, whose translation MEQILTLAGNNLLSPIILSFALGVAASLARSDLSVPEAAAKALSIYLLFAIGFKGGVSVAAHGIDVKLGLSLLAGVILSAVLPLVAFALLNVITGLSRLDAAAVAAHYGSISIVTFVAATSVLESSGIASEGYMVAVAAAMEAPAILSALWLISRGGDGRRMDSDLWREILLNGSIVLLVGAFLIGWVTGEEGLEEISSFIVAPFKGVLCLFLLDMGLVAGRGLRNGGGVLRPGVLAFGVLMPLIGSAFGLGTGLLLVLSPGGVVLMMVLSASASYIAVPAAMRVALPEANPSIYLTLSLGVTFPFNLTLGIPLYVAVATALTGG comes from the coding sequence GTGGAACAGATACTGACACTTGCGGGCAACAACCTGCTGTCGCCGATCATTCTGTCCTTTGCCCTGGGTGTGGCGGCGTCGCTTGCCCGCTCAGACCTGAGTGTGCCCGAGGCGGCGGCCAAGGCTCTGTCGATTTATCTGCTGTTTGCCATCGGGTTCAAAGGCGGGGTCAGCGTGGCCGCCCATGGCATTGACGTCAAACTCGGGCTCTCGCTGCTGGCCGGGGTCATCCTGTCTGCGGTGCTGCCGCTCGTGGCCTTCGCGCTGCTGAATGTGATCACCGGCCTGAGCCGTCTTGATGCGGCTGCCGTCGCGGCGCATTACGGCTCTATCTCAATCGTCACATTTGTCGCTGCGACCTCGGTGCTGGAAAGCAGCGGGATCGCCTCCGAAGGCTATATGGTCGCCGTGGCTGCCGCGATGGAGGCGCCTGCGATCCTGTCTGCGCTCTGGCTCATTTCACGCGGTGGGGACGGGCGGCGCATGGACAGTGATCTGTGGCGGGAGATCCTGCTCAACGGCTCGATAGTGCTGCTGGTCGGGGCCTTCCTGATCGGCTGGGTTACCGGAGAGGAGGGGCTGGAAGAGATCTCCAGCTTTATCGTGGCGCCGTTCAAAGGGGTTCTCTGCCTCTTTCTGCTGGATATGGGTCTGGTGGCGGGGCGCGGGCTGCGCAACGGCGGCGGCGTGCTGCGTCCCGGCGTGCTGGCCTTCGGCGTGCTCATGCCGCTGATCGGCAGTGCGTTCGGTCTTGGCACCGGTCTGTTGCTGGTGCTCTCGCCGGGTGGCGTGGTGCTGATGATGGTGCTGTCAGCATCGGCCTCTTATATTGCGGTGCCTGCGGCCATGCGGGTGGCGTTGCCCGAGGCCAACCCGTCGATTTATCTGACCCTGTCGCTCGGGGTCACGTTTCCCTTTAATCTGACCCTTGGCATCCCGCTTTACGTGGCTGTTGCCACCGCACTTACCGGAGGCTGA
- a CDS encoding aspartate-semialdehyde dehydrogenase: protein MGYRVVVAGATGNVGREMLNILSERHFPVDEITVLASRRSLGTEVSFGDRTLKTKDLDTFDFTGWDIALFAVGSEATKQYAPKAAKAGCVVIDNSSLYRYDADVPLIVPEVNPEAIHGYARKNIIANPNCSTAQMVVALKPLHDRATIKRVVVSTYQSVSGAGKEGIDELWDQTKSIYNPTDNKPPRKFQKQIAFNVIPQIDVFMDSGDTKEEWKMMVETKKIVDPKIKVTATCVRVPVFVGHSESINIEFEEHLDEDEAREILREAPGVMVIDKREDGGYVSPVECVGDFATFISRIRQDSTIDNGLNLWCVSDNLRKGAALNAVQIAELLGREVLKKG, encoded by the coding sequence ATGGGTTACCGCGTCGTTGTTGCGGGCGCCACAGGCAATGTGGGCCGCGAAATGCTGAACATTCTTTCCGAACGCCACTTCCCGGTGGACGAGATCACAGTGCTTGCCTCGCGCAGGTCGCTGGGCACGGAAGTCAGCTTTGGTGACAGAACGCTGAAGACGAAGGACCTTGATACGTTTGATTTCACTGGCTGGGATATCGCACTCTTTGCTGTGGGATCGGAGGCGACAAAGCAATACGCGCCCAAAGCGGCGAAAGCCGGCTGCGTGGTTATCGATAACTCGTCGCTCTACCGCTATGACGCCGACGTGCCGTTGATCGTACCCGAGGTAAACCCCGAAGCGATCCACGGCTATGCCAGAAAGAACATCATCGCCAACCCGAACTGCTCGACCGCGCAGATGGTTGTGGCGCTTAAACCGCTGCACGACCGCGCGACCATCAAACGCGTTGTGGTCAGCACTTATCAGTCGGTGTCGGGTGCCGGCAAAGAGGGTATTGATGAGCTCTGGGATCAGACCAAATCGATCTACAACCCGACCGACAACAAACCGCCAAGAAAGTTCCAGAAACAGATCGCCTTCAACGTGATCCCGCAGATCGACGTCTTTATGGACTCAGGGGACACCAAGGAAGAATGGAAGATGATGGTGGAGACGAAAAAGATCGTCGACCCCAAAATCAAAGTCACGGCCACCTGCGTGCGTGTGCCGGTTTTTGTCGGCCATTCCGAATCGATCAATATTGAATTTGAGGAGCACCTCGACGAAGACGAGGCCCGCGAGATCCTGCGCGAGGCGCCCGGGGTCATGGTGATCGATAAGCGCGAGGATGGTGGTTATGTCTCGCCCGTCGAATGTGTCGGCGATTTCGCCACCTTCATCAGCCGAATCCGCCAGGACAGTACGATCGACAATGGTCTGAACCTGTGGTGCGTTTCTGACAATCTGCGCAAAGGGGCCGCGCTCAACGCGGTGCAGATTGCTGAACTGCTGGGGCGCGAAGTCCTGAAAAAGGGCTGA